The following are encoded together in the Gopherus evgoodei ecotype Sinaloan lineage chromosome 17, rGopEvg1_v1.p, whole genome shotgun sequence genome:
- the FKBP6 gene encoding inactive peptidyl-prolyl cis-trans isomerase FKBP6: protein MQDVTGDGGVLKEVIRAGAGEVVPQDASVLVKYSGYLEYMDKPFDTNWYRRNLRLMKLGEEITLQGMEVGLLTMKKGELARFLFIPSYAYGALGCPPLIPPNATVLFEMELLDFLDSAECDKFFDLTPEQQDTFPLQKVLKVASTEREFGNYLFRQKRFMDARERYKRASLILCRRPSSGDEQCQIDAAKLLVFLNLSFTYLKLERPVRALTYGEKALEIDERNAKALFRCGQACLSLTEYEKARDFLVRAQKEQPFNHDINNELKKLASCYRDYMDKEKEMCCRMFAPLSFSPVEPEIKNPLQMKGTVP, encoded by the exons ATGCAGGATGTTACTGGTGACGGAGGGGTGTTAAAGGAGGTGATCCGTGCTGGCGCTGGAGAAGTTGTGCCCCAGGATGCTTCTGTGTTAG TGAAATATTCTGGGTACCTGGAATACATGGATAAGCCCTTTGACACGAACTGGTACAGGAGGAATCTTCGGCTGATGAAACTTGGAGAAG AGATTACACTTCAGGGCATGGAGGTTGGCCTGCTGACCATGAAGAAGGGAGAGTTGGCAAGATTTCTCTTCATACCAAGTTATGCCTATGGGGCGCTGGGCTGTCCTCCTTTGATTCCCCCTAATGCCACAGTCTTGTTTGAGATGGAGCTTCTGGACTTTCTAGACTCGGCTGAGTGTGACAAATTCTTTGATTTGACTCCT GAGCAGCAGGATACGTTCCCACTACAGAAGGTGTTGAAAGTGGCAAGCACAGAGAGGGAGTTTGGCAATTACCTCTTCCGCCAGAAACGCTTCATGGATGCCAGAGAGAGATACAAGCGG GCCTCCTTGATCCTGTGTCGCAGGCCTTCCAGTGGGGATGAGCAGTGTCAGATTGATGCTGCCAAACTGCTGGTGTTTCTGAATCTGTCATTTACTTACCTAAAGCTGGAGCGTCCTGTCCGAGCTCTGACATATGGAGAAAAGGCGCTGGAGATTGACGAGAGAAATGCCAAAGCATTATTCAGGTGTGGCCAG gcttgtctctctctcacagaatATGAAAAGGCTCGGGATTTCCTTGTCAGAGCTCAAAAAGAACAGCCCTTTAACCATGATATTAACAATGAGCTGAAAAAGCTGGCCAG CTGTTACAGGGACTACATGGATAAGGAGAAGGAAATGTGCTGCCGAATGTTTGCTCCTCTCAGCTTTTCTCCTGTGGAACCAGAAATAAAG